The Micromonas commoda chromosome 6, complete sequence genome includes the window ccgccgggcaccgcggtcgggaactcgccgccgcgcacgccacgGATGGGTTTCGTGTCGAACGGAACGTCCACGAGCCCCGCGGatccctcgccgacggtcgccgggtggacgccgccgccgcgagcgacgcgacgacgttcaCGAGAGTGATGGATgcgtgcgtcgtcggcgtcgctcgcggcggcggtgacggacgcgagcgcgagcgccgcgaggacgagcgcgagcgacggcgtccttccccgccgcatcgccgacgcgatccgacgccccggacccgccgcgagcgcgccgccgtccgcagCTCGACCGCGACCTCGCTCTGGGGGTTACAACATTCTCGAGCTGCGGATATACATCACCCCCAACTTTGCCACCTCGGCAGCACCGACAGGCACAGCCAGCCAGTCACCAATTTTGGCCAATTGGCAAACTCGGTCAACAGAATCTATTTATCGGGAAGAATCTAATGCTGCTACCAACGCGGCTCACCTACCTCTTCGCGTTCACCGTCCCCGGGGGCGacaccgcccccgcgtcctcgctcgTCCTCTTCGGCGCCTGCGCGGCCGTGTtgtccctcctcgcgccccgtccgGGCGATCCCGGCGCGTCCAATCCGTTGGCCATGATGGACGCGAGCTTCCGTCCCTTCTTCTTCCCCGGGGTGCCCTGCGACGTGCCCTCGAGGACCATCTCCAGGAACTCGTCGTACTGAAGTTTGCCGTCGTTGTTCCTGTCCACGAGCTTGAAGAACAGCgacacctcgtcgtcgtccatcgggTCCCCCAGCTGCGTCAGCACCTCCCTAAACTCCACCAGCGATATCTCTCCGTTGCCATCCTTGTCGAAGAACTGAAAGGAGTTCTTGAACAGCttgtccgcctcctcgaccgACTCCAACTCCTCGAAGTACAGCCTCGCGAACTCGGCGAAGGACAGGGCGCCGCTGTTGTCGGCGTCGTATTCCTCCAGGAGCTCCTGCACGTGATGCTCGGTGGGATTGAGGCCCACCGCGCGGAGCAccgtggcgagctccgcggcgttgatCTGTCCGCTGTTGTCGGCGTCGAAGATGGCGAACTTGGCCTTGATCTCCTTGAGCCTCTGCTTGCCGATCTTCTGTTTGACCAACCGCTCGAGCTGTTCACGAAGAGAGGACGCGGGGGTCGTCGGGGCTCAGCGCTCGCGAATCAAATCAAGAGGGGCGCGTTCAACAACGGGCGACGGGAAGGGGCGgggcacgcggcgcggcggaagGGACGGGGGCTCACCTCGTAAGTCTCCTTCTTTTCCTTGGCGTTCTTCCGGGCCTCGCCCCGGAGGAAGCgcccgaggccgaggctgaaCATGGACGGCCTACGTCGGGTGTGCCTCTCGGAGTGTCGCAATTGGGCGCgaccgacgatgacgaggcgTAAAATCGTGCGGTGAGAACCGTACCGTACGTAGATGTGGTGAAGAATCGCGAGTTTGTTGGGAAATAGAGGTAATCTTGATACGTCGAAACGCGTACTAAGTTCCACGGCATGCGATAATACGTATTTGCCCGGAATAATTGCGAAATCCCGAACTCGCCGAATGCGTTTGCACAGCGCACTCGCGCTCGGTTGAAAACCGCGACACCGACGACCCGGTGGCCCTCTTTggaacgcgacgcgtcgcagcTTCCGTGTAACACTCTAGAAAGATGTCCAAGCGCGGTACGTATCCGCATCGCACCATCCGCTGCccgacgcggctcgcgcgtcgacgacgtcgcgcgagccCCGATCGACGAACGACGGAGGGAGTGAACCTGCCGTGCCCGGGGACGATGCGTGCAAGCATCACCCACGACGGGTGCTCTCGAGAGGGGCGGGCAGCCGCGAGGGttggcgcgcgacgcgtggaaTCGCCGGGAACGCGTTCGGTCATCGAGCCGGCGTATCGGCCCGACGcatccacgccgccgcgcaccagCCCTCgggcgcccgcctcgcggcTACGTTCGACGCGGGTTTTCTCGCGCCTTCCCGTCGGGGTTTTTGGCGAGGGTCCGGACCGCGAGAGCGCGGGCTACGGGCGGCGtgtgcgacgccgctcgcgcatCCCACGCGCTCTCCGAGTTGAAACGCGTGCATGGAAGAGACGGGACACGCGTCGTGTGCGTCGCGATGCCCCGACCCGTCCATCACGCGTCTCAAACCGcgactcgccgccgatccCGCGTTTTTAGGGTTTCGCCCGTGCAGGCCATCTGGAGAAAAAGCATCGTTCCCGACGAAGGGACGGGCGGACGCCGGCTTCGTCTCGCCtcacgcggcgcccgcgcgctcgcccgaaCACATCCCGCGTCATtacccgctcgcgctcgactcAACGCTGACGATCCGTTCGATTCGATTCCTTTGATACACAGGTGGAGGAGCCGCCTCTGGCACCAAGTACAAGATGTCCATCGCGtgccccgtcggcgcggtgatgAACTGCGCCGACAACACCGGCGCCAAGAACCTGTACGTGATCTCCGTGAAGCGCTGGGGCTCCCGCCTCAACCGCCTtcccggcgcgtccaccggcTCGATGGTGATGGCGACCGTGAAGAAGGGCAAGCCCGACCTCCGCAAGAAGGTTTTCCCCGCCATCATGGTGCGCCAGCGCAAGCCGTTCAGGAGGAAGGACGGCCTCGTGCTCTACTTCGAGGACAACGCCGGCGTCATCGTCAACCCCAAGGGTGAGATGAAGGGATCCGCCATCACCGGACCCGTGGCCAAGGAGTGCGCCGACCTCTGGCCCCGtatcgcctccgccgccaacTCCATCGTCTAAAAGAGTTTGAAGGGATCCGACTTTTGATCCGACGAATGACGAGGGATGAGGGttgtcggcgcggcggccgcatTGGCTAAtgtcggccgcggcgaggatttTGGGGGTGTGGAGCGCCTTtgacgcgcgggaggcggtgACTTATCTTAGCGGTTGTAACGttcccgcgtcgagggcttCCAAAACTTATCACGCGTCACTCACTCTCCGCCAGTCACTTTCCGCCCGCCCGGTCACAGTCGCTCGCGCTCTGTCGTGTTACTCCACGACGCACGGggggcgatggcggcggtcggtcgcgcgttcaccgcgcacGCCGGCACCCCGGcgatcccgcgcggtcgtcgcgtcgtcggggtggcggcgtcgctcgggaGCGGTGTTCCGCCgagccgacgtcgtcgcgaccgccccgtccgcgtcttcctcgtcggACGAAAAGCCGATGATgtcctcgcgacgagcgccttctcgacgcctcccgcgatggacgacgacgacgacgacgacgacgcgccgtccacgtccggCCGCATCGtcctggacgacgccgcgatcctccgcggcttcgacctcgaccccgcgctcggcgcgtggATCACCGCGCGCTTCCTCTTCATCTGGACCGCGTTTGGCTACCTCTCGGTGCCGACGCTGGCGttgctcgagggcgtcgacgacgtatCCGCGCTGCGAACGCCGCacctggcgctcgcgctcgtcgtcgcggagctcggcaagctcggcg containing:
- a CDS encoding predicted protein codes for the protein MFSLGLGRFLRGEARKNAKEKKETYELERLVKQKIGKQRLKEIKAKFAIFDADNSGQINAAELATVLRAVGLNPTEHHVQELLEEYDADNSGALSFAEFARLYFEELESVEEADKLFKNSFQFFDKDGNGEISLVEFREVLTQLGDPMDDDEVSLFFKLVDRNNDGKLQYDEFLEMVLEGTSQGTPGKKKGRKLASIMANGLDAPGSPGRGARRDNTAAQAPKRTSEDAGAVSPPGTVNAKR
- a CDS encoding predicted protein; its protein translation is MSKRGGGAASGTKYKMSIACPVGAVMNCADNTGAKNLYVISVKRWGSRLNRLPGASTGSMVMATVKKGKPDLRKKVFPAIMVRQRKPFRRKDGLVLYFEDNAGVIVNPKGEMKGSAITGPVAKECADLWPRIASAANSIV